In the Sus scrofa isolate TJ Tabasco breed Duroc chromosome 7, Sscrofa11.1, whole genome shotgun sequence genome, one interval contains:
- the CFL2 gene encoding cofilin-2 isoform X1: MASGVTVNDEVIKVFNDMKVRKSSTQEEIKKRKKAVLFCLSDDKRQIIVEEAKQILVGDIGDTVEDPYTSFVKLLPLNDCRYALYDATYETKESKKEDLVFIFWAPESAPLKSKMIYASSKDAIKKKFTGIKHEWQVNGLDDIKDRSTLGEKLGGNVVVSLEGKPL, encoded by the exons ATG gcTTCTGGAGTTACAGTGAATGATGAAGTCATCAAAGTTTTTAATGACATGAAAGTAAGGAAATCTTCTACACAAGAagagatcaaaaaaagaaagaaagcagttcTCTTCTGTTTAAGtgatgacaaaagacaaataattgtaGAGGAAGCAAAGCAGATCTTGGTGGGTGACATTGGTGATACTGTAGAGGACCCCTACACATCTTTTGTGAAGTTGCTACCTCTGAATGATTGCCGATATGCTTTGTACGATGCCACATACGAAACAAAAGAGTCTAAGAAAGAAGACCTAGTATTTATATTCTG GGCTCCTGAAAGTGCACCTTTAAAAAGCAAGATGATTTATGCTAGCTCTAAAgatgccattaaaaagaaatttacag gtattAAACATGAGTGGCAAGTAAATGGCTTGGACGATATAAAGGACCGTTCAACACTTGGAGAGAAATTGGGAGGCAACGTAGTCGTTTCACTTGAAGGAAAACCCTTATAA